In the Streptomyces fradiae ATCC 10745 = DSM 40063 genome, one interval contains:
- a CDS encoding cobalamin biosynthesis protein, which translates to MRDERVFAYGATAGLIGDLILADPRRGHPVAAFGRAAGAVERALWRDHRGWGALYTAVCAGGATAAAALAARAVRNRDAASVALTAATVWAVVGGTSLGREARAVGAALDAGDLQAARERLPHLCGRDPQALDGPGVARAVVESVAENTSDAVVGALVWGALGGVPGLVAFRAVNTLDAMVGHRSPRHRRFGWASARLDDVAGAPGARLTAALAVVAGGDPRGAVRAWRADAHRHPSPNAGPVEAAFAGALGVRLGGTLSYGGRVEHRPVLNGPGRAVEVADIERAVRLSRRVGGLALAVCAGGRLLYGAWKRRGA; encoded by the coding sequence ATGCGGGACGAACGAGTCTTCGCGTACGGCGCCACCGCCGGGCTCATCGGCGACCTGATCCTCGCGGACCCCCGCCGCGGCCACCCCGTCGCCGCCTTCGGGCGGGCCGCGGGCGCCGTGGAGCGCGCGCTCTGGCGCGACCACCGGGGATGGGGCGCGCTGTACACGGCCGTGTGCGCCGGAGGCGCCACCGCCGCCGCCGCGCTCGCCGCGCGCGCCGTGCGGAACCGGGACGCGGCCTCCGTCGCGCTGACCGCCGCCACCGTGTGGGCCGTCGTCGGCGGCACCTCCCTGGGACGGGAGGCGCGGGCCGTGGGCGCCGCGCTGGACGCCGGGGACCTTCAGGCCGCGCGCGAGCGGCTGCCGCACCTGTGCGGGCGCGACCCGCAGGCCCTGGACGGGCCGGGCGTCGCGCGGGCCGTGGTGGAGTCCGTCGCCGAGAACACCTCCGACGCCGTGGTCGGCGCGCTCGTGTGGGGCGCCCTCGGCGGTGTGCCGGGCCTGGTCGCCTTCCGGGCGGTCAACACGCTGGACGCCATGGTCGGCCACCGCTCGCCGCGCCACCGCCGCTTCGGCTGGGCGTCGGCGCGCCTCGACGACGTGGCCGGGGCGCCCGGGGCGCGGCTGACGGCCGCGCTCGCCGTCGTCGCGGGCGGCGACCCGCGCGGGGCGGTGCGGGCGTGGCGGGCGGACGCGCACCGGCACCCGTCGCCCAACGCGGGCCCCGTCGAGGCCGCCTTCGCGGGCGCCCTGGGCGTACGGCTCGGGGGCACCCTCTCGTACGGGGGGCGGGTCGAGCACCGGCCGGTGCTGAACGGGCCGGGGCGGGCCGTCGAGGTGGCGGACATCGAACGGGCCGTGCGGCTCTCGCGGCGCGTCGGCGGGCTGGCGCTCGCCGTGTGCGCGGGCGGGCGGCTGCTGTACGGGGCGTGGAAGCGGAGGGGCGCGTGA
- a CDS encoding VOC family protein → MAAGPSICPTLLYRDAHAAIRTLTEAFGFRKDAVHENEDGLVVHAELSHGDGTVMLGTKGGDSLYAKLMADAGPVGVYVVVEDPDAHHARAVEHGVEVLMPPTDQDYGARDYMARDAEGNVWSFGTYVPGTPAG, encoded by the coding sequence ATGGCCGCCGGACCCAGCATCTGCCCCACGCTCCTGTACCGGGACGCGCATGCCGCGATCCGGACGCTGACGGAGGCGTTCGGCTTCCGGAAGGACGCCGTCCACGAGAACGAGGACGGCCTCGTCGTCCACGCGGAGCTGTCCCACGGCGACGGGACGGTGATGCTGGGGACCAAGGGCGGCGACAGCTTGTACGCGAAGCTCATGGCGGACGCCGGGCCGGTCGGTGTGTACGTGGTCGTGGAGGACCCGGACGCGCACCACGCGCGGGCCGTGGAGCACGGCGTCGAGGTGCTGATGCCGCCGACCGACCAGGACTACGGCGCGCGGGACTACATGGCGCGCGACGCCGAGGGGAACGTCTGGAGCTTCGGGACGTACGTCCCCGGCACGCCGGCCGGGTGA
- a CDS encoding class II aldolase/adducin family protein yields MAKDPGRAAAHGPAAEAQDPDPVAEAWDALVATARRTVADGLVVGTSGNVSVRVGDLVLVTPSGVPYTRLTGDDVVAVDLQGRRVRGSLPPTSELPMHLAVYRSTAAGAVVHTHAVHATAVSTLVDELPPVHYMAAELGGPVRVAPYALYGTRELADHMLEALTDRSACLLRNHGTVAHGATLDQAYDRTAQLEWMCRVWLTASSHPTRTPSLLTSADLAEASRKLRTYGPRP; encoded by the coding sequence ATGGCGAAGGACCCTGGGAGGGCCGCGGCCCACGGCCCCGCGGCGGAGGCGCAGGACCCCGACCCCGTGGCGGAGGCGTGGGACGCCCTGGTGGCCACGGCCCGCCGGACGGTGGCGGACGGACTGGTCGTCGGCACTTCGGGAAACGTGTCCGTACGGGTCGGCGACCTGGTCCTCGTCACCCCCAGCGGCGTCCCCTACACCCGGCTGACCGGCGACGACGTCGTCGCCGTGGACCTCCAGGGCCGCCGGGTGCGCGGCTCGCTCCCCCCGACCAGCGAACTGCCGATGCACCTGGCCGTGTACCGCTCCACCGCCGCGGGCGCGGTCGTCCACACCCACGCCGTGCACGCCACCGCCGTCTCGACCCTCGTCGACGAGCTGCCGCCGGTCCACTACATGGCCGCCGAGCTGGGCGGCCCGGTCCGCGTCGCCCCGTACGCCCTCTACGGCACACGGGAGCTGGCCGACCACATGCTGGAGGCCCTCACCGACCGCTCCGCCTGCCTGCTGCGCAACCACGGCACGGTCGCCCACGGCGCCACGCTCGACCAGGCGTACGACCGGACGGCCCAGCTGGAGTGGATGTGCCGGGTCTGGCTGACCGCCTCCTCCCACCCCACCCGCACCCCGTCCCTCCTCACTTCGGCCGATCTCGCCGAGGCGTCCCGCAAACTGCGCACCTACGGCCCCCGGCCCTAG
- a CDS encoding alpha/beta hydrolase family protein: MRSATAAAVAAATVIGAGTAAVAAGRHASGVALRPRPGRPLPGEPRLTVHATGPGRITLTRALPSLRPGVYGLEGPGVHAVVGPVLADVPHAPDTVVRRLERVDHGTLAAGTRVRLTPRLYSGTPESALGIPYEDVEIAGELGPLPAWYVPAARATWVITAHGLGTTREHPLNVLGFLSRRLRFPVLDLAYRGDPGAPRPADGLGHLGESEWRDLDAALHHAVRHGARSVILHGWSTGAAMALHTAAHSPLRDRIAGVVLDSPVLDWEATLRALAAARRVPAALLPLAVRAAQGRTGLQGQGPGQTADPDALTVPALVFHGPGDSVAPWAATRALAERRPGLVTLHTVREAPHAAMWNADPERYEEAMRRFLTPLL; this comes from the coding sequence GTGCGTTCCGCTACAGCCGCGGCGGTGGCCGCCGCCACAGTGATCGGTGCCGGGACAGCCGCCGTGGCGGCCGGCCGGCACGCCAGCGGCGTGGCGCTCCGCCCGCGCCCCGGACGGCCCCTGCCCGGCGAGCCGCGCCTCACCGTGCACGCCACCGGCCCCGGCCGGATCACCCTCACCCGCGCCCTGCCCTCCCTGCGCCCCGGCGTGTACGGGCTGGAGGGCCCCGGCGTCCACGCCGTCGTCGGCCCCGTCCTCGCCGACGTCCCGCACGCCCCCGACACGGTCGTGCGCCGCCTGGAACGCGTCGACCACGGCACCCTGGCGGCCGGCACCCGCGTCCGCCTCACTCCGCGCCTGTACTCCGGCACCCCCGAGTCCGCGCTGGGCATCCCGTACGAGGACGTCGAGATCGCGGGCGAGCTGGGCCCGCTGCCCGCCTGGTACGTCCCGGCCGCCCGCGCCACCTGGGTGATCACCGCGCACGGCCTGGGCACCACCCGCGAGCACCCGCTGAACGTGCTCGGCTTCCTCAGCCGGCGGCTGCGCTTCCCCGTGCTCGACCTCGCCTACCGGGGTGACCCGGGCGCCCCCCGCCCCGCCGACGGCCTCGGCCACCTCGGCGAGTCCGAGTGGCGCGACCTCGACGCGGCCCTCCACCACGCCGTCCGCCACGGCGCCCGCAGCGTGATCCTCCACGGCTGGTCGACCGGCGCCGCGATGGCCCTCCACACCGCCGCGCACAGCCCGCTGCGCGACCGGATCGCGGGCGTCGTCCTCGACTCGCCCGTCCTCGACTGGGAGGCCACCCTCCGGGCGCTGGCCGCCGCCCGCCGCGTCCCCGCCGCCCTGCTGCCGCTCGCCGTCCGCGCCGCCCAGGGCCGAACCGGGCTGCAGGGCCAGGGCCCCGGCCAGACCGCCGACCCCGACGCCCTGACGGTCCCCGCCCTCGTCTTCCACGGCCCCGGCGACTCCGTCGCGCCCTGGGCGGCGACCCGCGCCCTCGCCGAGCGGCGCCCCGGCCTCGTCACCCTCCACACCGTCCGCGAGGCCCCGCACGCCGCCATGTGGAACGCCGACCCCGAGCGGTACGAGGAGGCCATGCGCCGCTTCCTCACCCCGCTCCTGTGA
- a CDS encoding inorganic phosphate transporter, protein MEHITLLLAIVVVTALVFDFTNGFHDTANAMATTISTGAMRPKAAVAMSAVLNLVGAFLSVEVAKTISKGLVDETGIQPEVILAALVGAILWNLLTWLVGLPSSSSHALMGGLIGATVASIGVSGVNGGVVLTKVLIPAIAAPVVAGVAAMVATRFTYKVDGNIDEKTGRKGYKAGQIASAGLVSLAHGTNDAQKTMGIITLALVAGGALAPGSNPPVWVIVSAGLAIALGTYLGGWRIIRTMGKGLTDLQPQQGFAAQTGAATVILASSHLGFSLSTTHVCSGAVMGAGLGRKGGVVRWSTATRMFVAWGLTLPAAGLVAALAELVARQGDWGVAVVTAFLVASSAAIWLISRRQVVDHTNVNEVEEGAAAGTGPAASAEPAAEPAGVVTTAIAAVTPPPAGTLAADPVAPVGADPLKTTIPAPAAAPDAAPTATV, encoded by the coding sequence ATGGAACACATCACGCTGCTGCTCGCCATTGTGGTCGTGACAGCTCTCGTGTTCGATTTCACAAACGGTTTCCACGACACCGCCAACGCGATGGCCACGACCATCTCGACCGGCGCGATGCGGCCCAAGGCGGCGGTGGCCATGTCGGCCGTGCTGAACCTCGTGGGCGCGTTCCTCTCCGTCGAGGTCGCCAAGACGATCTCCAAGGGCCTCGTCGACGAGACGGGCATCCAACCGGAGGTCATCCTCGCCGCCCTCGTCGGCGCGATCCTGTGGAACCTCCTGACCTGGCTGGTCGGCCTGCCCTCCAGCTCCTCGCACGCCCTCATGGGCGGTCTGATCGGCGCGACCGTCGCCTCCATCGGCGTCAGCGGCGTCAACGGCGGCGTCGTCCTGACCAAGGTCCTGATCCCCGCCATCGCCGCCCCGGTGGTGGCCGGCGTCGCCGCGATGGTCGCCACCCGGTTCACGTACAAGGTCGACGGGAACATCGACGAGAAGACCGGCCGCAAGGGCTACAAGGCCGGCCAGATCGCCTCCGCGGGCCTGGTCTCCCTCGCCCACGGCACCAACGACGCGCAGAAGACCATGGGCATCATCACCCTCGCCCTGGTCGCCGGCGGCGCCCTCGCCCCCGGCTCCAACCCGCCGGTCTGGGTCATCGTCTCCGCCGGTCTGGCCATCGCGCTCGGCACCTACCTCGGCGGCTGGCGCATCATCCGCACCATGGGCAAGGGCCTCACGGACCTCCAGCCGCAGCAGGGCTTCGCCGCCCAGACCGGCGCCGCGACCGTGATCCTCGCCTCCTCCCACCTGGGCTTCTCGCTCTCCACCACGCACGTCTGCTCCGGCGCGGTGATGGGCGCGGGCCTCGGCCGCAAGGGCGGTGTGGTCCGCTGGTCCACCGCGACGCGGATGTTCGTCGCCTGGGGCCTGACCCTGCCGGCCGCCGGCCTGGTCGCCGCGCTCGCCGAGCTCGTCGCCCGCCAGGGCGACTGGGGCGTCGCCGTCGTCACCGCCTTCCTGGTGGCCTCCTCCGCCGCCATCTGGCTCATCTCGCGCCGCCAGGTCGTCGACCACACCAACGTCAACGAGGTCGAGGAGGGCGCCGCCGCCGGCACCGGGCCCGCCGCGTCCGCCGAGCCCGCCGCCGAGCCCGCCGGGGTCGTCACCACCGCCATCGCGGCCGTCACCCCGCCGCCCGCCGGCACCCTCGCCGCCGACCCGGTCGCCCCGGTCGGCGCCGACCCCCTCAAGACCACCATCCCGGCCCCGGCCGCGGCCCCCGACGCCGCCCCCACGGCCACGGTGTAA